The following are from one region of the Streptomyces decoyicus genome:
- a CDS encoding GntR family transcriptional regulator, producing the protein MTTEPPDGAHGPRPLDRRSPLPLWAQLFDDLRRRMETGEFSAEFPAEHRLTGEYEVSRHTVREALRKLRADGLVIAERGRTSRLDTRRIQQPLGSLYSLFRELEGQGVDQRSEVLRLERTVDGTIAGHLGLVADAPLVVLERLRLADGEPLAHDTAYLPAEVAEPLLDADFGHTSLYGELTRRCGVKVTGGRERIQPFLPDIRQAWLLGLADREAAFTIERLGRAGERPVEWRETVVRGDRFTFVAEWSDASPAVALAPRASCPSS; encoded by the coding sequence ATGACGACCGAGCCGCCGGATGGCGCGCACGGCCCGCGCCCCCTGGACCGGCGCTCGCCGCTGCCCCTGTGGGCCCAGCTCTTCGACGATCTGCGCCGCCGGATGGAAACCGGCGAGTTCAGCGCGGAGTTCCCGGCCGAGCACCGGCTCACCGGCGAGTACGAGGTCAGCCGGCACACCGTCCGGGAGGCGCTGCGCAAGCTGCGCGCCGACGGCCTGGTGATCGCCGAACGCGGCCGCACCAGCCGGCTGGACACCCGTCGCATACAGCAGCCACTGGGCTCTCTCTACAGCCTCTTCCGCGAGCTGGAGGGCCAGGGCGTGGACCAGCGCAGCGAGGTGCTGCGGCTGGAGCGGACCGTGGACGGGACGATCGCCGGGCATCTGGGGCTGGTGGCGGACGCGCCGCTGGTCGTACTGGAGCGGCTGCGGCTCGCGGACGGCGAACCGCTCGCCCACGACACCGCGTATCTGCCCGCCGAGGTCGCCGAGCCGCTGCTGGACGCCGACTTCGGGCACACCTCGCTCTACGGCGAACTGACGCGCCGCTGCGGGGTGAAGGTCACCGGCGGCCGCGAGCGGATCCAGCCGTTCCTGCCGGACATCCGGCAGGCGTGGCTGCTGGGGCTCGCCGACCGGGAGGCGGCGTTCACCATCGAACGGCTGGGGCGGGCCGGGGAGCGGCCGGTGGAGTGGCGCGAGACGGTGGTCCGCGGCGACCGGTTCACCTTCGTCGCGGAGTGGTCCGACGCAAGCCCGGCCGTCGCCCTTGCGCCGCGGGCCTCGTGTCCGTCCTCATAG
- a CDS encoding MFS transporter, producing MPKPEPHPRLGTHTRHGPCTRLGPQARWALAAVATGAFCVQLDSFALAPALPAVRDALHGSATATPWVVSGYLLAAGSLMPVAGRLGDLYGRRRMLILGLSLFAVTAVLCALAPSLPLLVAARVGQGAGCALIMPVGLALLTNACPPGCARRVTGRALGLAGLATVCGPLLGGMLAQSVSWRAVFWLTVPLALAAALCARRAAESRAPAGPSLDAAGAVTATGVLACLARWLEDTAAWGWVAGAALLGALFVRAERRSPAPLVDLALFRNRPYVALTVAGAVANSAIVTLLYVVPVMLQRTQGWSGPAAGVAFLAPAAALAAGGPTAGRVRPAAAVPVMALCLAAAAVALGACEHATDTSALLPAATGAAAPLGVAGGLALTGTQAVVRRERAGEASGVTKAVMTATAGVGLALAGTATTRSGGGRPSLALPAAACLVTAAALVLVRGRGRRQPERRRRGRRRRGRRRRGRRRRGRRRRGRRRRGRRRRGRRG from the coding sequence ATGCCGAAACCCGAACCGCACCCCCGCCTGGGCACACACACCCGCCACGGCCCGTGCACCCGCCTTGGCCCGCAGGCCCGTTGGGCGCTGGCCGCCGTCGCCACCGGCGCCTTCTGCGTCCAGCTGGACTCCTTTGCGCTGGCCCCGGCGCTCCCCGCCGTCCGCGATGCCCTGCACGGTTCGGCCACCGCCACGCCCTGGGTCGTCAGCGGCTATCTGCTGGCCGCCGGTTCCCTGATGCCGGTCGCCGGCCGTCTCGGCGACCTCTACGGGCGGCGCCGGATGCTGATCCTCGGTCTGTCCCTCTTCGCTGTCACCGCCGTGCTGTGCGCGCTGGCACCGTCGCTGCCGCTGCTGGTGGCGGCGCGGGTGGGGCAGGGCGCCGGCTGCGCGCTGATCATGCCCGTCGGGCTGGCCCTGCTGACCAACGCCTGTCCGCCGGGGTGTGCGCGCCGGGTGACGGGCCGTGCGCTGGGGCTGGCCGGACTGGCCACCGTCTGCGGGCCGTTGCTCGGCGGCATGCTCGCCCAGTCGGTGTCCTGGCGGGCCGTCTTCTGGCTGACGGTGCCGCTCGCCCTGGCCGCCGCGCTGTGCGCCCGCCGGGCGGCGGAGTCCCGCGCTCCGGCCGGCCCTTCCCTCGACGCCGCCGGAGCGGTCACCGCCACGGGCGTGTTGGCCTGTCTGGCCCGCTGGCTGGAAGACACCGCGGCCTGGGGCTGGGTGGCCGGCGCGGCGCTGCTCGGCGCGCTGTTCGTACGGGCCGAGCGGCGCTCCCCCGCCCCGCTGGTGGACCTTGCGCTGTTCCGTAACCGCCCTTACGTGGCGCTGACCGTGGCCGGTGCGGTCGCCAACTCCGCGATCGTGACGCTGTTGTACGTCGTCCCTGTGATGCTGCAGCGGACCCAGGGGTGGTCGGGGCCGGCCGCGGGGGTGGCCTTTCTCGCCCCCGCCGCCGCGCTGGCCGCCGGCGGCCCGACGGCCGGCCGGGTGCGTCCCGCGGCGGCCGTGCCGGTGATGGCGCTCTGCCTGGCCGCCGCCGCGGTGGCGCTGGGGGCCTGCGAGCACGCTACGGACACGTCCGCCCTGCTGCCGGCCGCGACGGGGGCCGCGGCGCCGCTGGGCGTGGCCGGCGGGCTCGCCCTCACCGGCACCCAGGCGGTCGTACGCCGCGAACGCGCGGGGGAGGCGTCCGGCGTGACCAAGGCCGTGATGACAGCCACGGCGGGGGTCGGGCTCGCCCTCGCCGGTACTGCCACGACACGCAGCGGCGGCGGCCGCCCGTCCCTGGCCCTCCCCGCCGCCGCCTGCCTGGTCACCGCCGCGGCCCTGGTGCTCGTACGGGGGCGCGGGCGTCGCCAGCCGGAGCGTCGCCGGCGGGGGCGTCGCCGGCGGGGGCGTCGCCGGCGGGGGCGTCGCCGGCGGGGGCGTCGCCGGCGGGGGCGTCGCCGGCGGGGGCGTCGCCGGCGGGGGCGTCGCGGCTGA
- a CDS encoding AMP-binding protein, translating to MTSEHADDAREVQEPEASRIALTWSGEPGRQEELTHGMLLDQAERAAATLTRLGVRPGDRVAVHLPLVPESVIATLACGRLDAIRTTLPVSLTVPELVARTRESSARVLITADAAFWDGAVRPVKALLDHALARGAAAGGAPDRTVLVVNRCSRPVSWKPGRDLWWHEALGARPVTR from the coding sequence ATGACCTCAGAGCATGCAGATGACGCCCGGGAAGTGCAAGAACCGGAGGCGTCACGAATCGCCCTCACCTGGAGCGGGGAGCCCGGGCGCCAGGAGGAGTTGACGCACGGCATGCTCCTCGACCAGGCCGAGCGGGCCGCGGCCACGCTCACCCGGCTCGGGGTACGGCCCGGCGACCGGGTCGCGGTGCATCTGCCGCTCGTGCCCGAGTCGGTGATCGCCACGCTCGCCTGCGGCCGGCTGGATGCGATACGCACCACGCTGCCGGTCTCGTTGACGGTGCCCGAACTGGTCGCACGGACGCGTGAGTCCTCGGCCCGGGTGCTGATCACGGCCGATGCGGCGTTCTGGGACGGGGCCGTACGGCCGGTGAAGGCGCTGCTCGACCATGCGCTGGCGCGGGGCGCGGCCGCGGGGGGCGCGCCGGACCGCACCGTGCTGGTGGTGAACCGGTGCTCGCGGCCGGTCTCCTGGAAGCCGGGCCGCGACCTGTGGTGGCACGAAGCACTGGGCGCCCGGCCCGTCACCCGCTGA
- a CDS encoding NAD(P)/FAD-dependent oxidoreductase, with product MAPAPAAPSHHQVLIVGGGTAGITVAARLRRAGIRDIALLEPSETHWYQPLWTLVGGGQAPLRAALRTEADVMPPGVRWLRERATAVDPATRTVTTASGRVLSYGRLVLSPGLHLDWDGVPGLAGALGHGGVSSNYRPDLAPLTWELIRRMRRGTAVFTMPSGPVKCGGAPQKIAYLAADHWRKRGVLDAIRTILVLPEPAMFKVPVFSRALTETARRYGIEVRLSSEMTRLDGAAREAVITDHTTGTDETIRYDLLHAVPPQRAPAWLADGPLADPASPYGYVKADRETLQHPDFPNVFVLGDVANLPTSKTGAAIRKQAPVVVANLLAGLRGRPGTARYDGYTSCPLVTARHKMLLAEFDYDLEPTPSIPFIDTTRERTDMWFLKRYGLPQLYFKGMLKGLA from the coding sequence ATGGCCCCCGCACCCGCCGCCCCGTCCCACCACCAGGTCCTGATCGTCGGCGGCGGCACCGCAGGCATCACCGTCGCCGCCCGGTTACGCCGCGCCGGAATCCGGGACATCGCACTGCTGGAGCCCTCCGAAACGCACTGGTACCAGCCGCTGTGGACGCTGGTCGGCGGCGGACAGGCCCCGTTGCGCGCCGCACTGCGCACCGAAGCCGACGTCATGCCACCCGGCGTGCGCTGGCTGCGTGAGCGCGCCACCGCCGTCGACCCGGCCACCCGTACGGTCACCACCGCCTCCGGCCGGGTCCTCTCCTACGGGCGGCTGGTCCTCAGCCCCGGCCTGCACCTCGACTGGGACGGCGTGCCCGGCCTGGCCGGGGCCCTCGGACACGGCGGGGTGAGCAGCAACTACCGGCCCGATCTCGCCCCGCTCACCTGGGAGTTGATCCGTCGGATGCGGCGCGGCACGGCCGTGTTCACCATGCCGTCCGGGCCGGTGAAGTGCGGCGGCGCCCCGCAGAAGATCGCGTACCTGGCGGCCGACCACTGGCGCAAGCGCGGTGTACTGGACGCGATCCGCACCATCCTGGTGCTCCCGGAGCCCGCGATGTTCAAGGTGCCGGTCTTCTCCCGCGCGCTGACGGAGACGGCCCGGAGGTACGGCATCGAGGTGCGGCTGAGCTCCGAGATGACCCGGCTCGACGGCGCGGCGCGCGAGGCGGTGATCACCGACCACACCACCGGCACGGACGAGACCATCCGCTACGACCTGCTGCACGCCGTACCGCCGCAGCGCGCCCCCGCATGGCTGGCCGACGGCCCGCTCGCCGACCCCGCCTCCCCGTACGGGTACGTCAAGGCCGACCGGGAAACCCTCCAACACCCTGATTTCCCGAACGTGTTCGTCCTGGGCGACGTCGCCAATCTGCCGACGTCCAAAACGGGTGCCGCGATCCGCAAGCAGGCCCCGGTCGTCGTCGCCAACCTCCTCGCCGGTCTGCGCGGACGCCCCGGCACCGCCCGCTACGACGGCTACACCTCCTGCCCCCTGGTCACCGCCCGGCACAAGATGCTGCTCGCAGAGTTCGACTACGACCTGGAGCCCACCCCGTCGATCCCGTTCATCGACACCACCCGGGAGCGCACCGATATGTGGTTCCTCAAGCGCTACGGGCTGCCGCAGCTCTACTTCAAGGGGATGCTCAAGGGTCTGGCCTGA
- a CDS encoding TSUP family transporter, with translation MSVLIAAAAVPCGLLIGVLLGALGGGGSVLAVPALVYLLGQSPHEATAGALIVVTVGAVTGMACHARAGRVRWAAGAAFGALGTAGSYLGSRWSAALDPAVLMAAFAGLLLVVAATLLLRVLRERRTAVGARPLRIPTENASSGGPTGAVPLRDPAEQVPSRPLRDPEEPAPLRDPEEPAPLRDAAEPVPLRDLTQPMPLPDAPEPAPFRDTPDPAPSPGRTGPARHPQPGPAHPLRPTRPAHPTRPARFAVTASAVGLLTGFFGVGGGFVVVPALTLVLGLEMPAAIGTSLLVILINSLTALGTRAGTGAPDWPLLAGFAACAAVGSHLGNRLTTRLRPQTLTTAFACLVTVLAVSMAAAALPRLWAP, from the coding sequence GTGTCCGTCCTCATAGCCGCCGCGGCGGTGCCGTGCGGACTGCTGATCGGGGTGCTGCTGGGCGCGCTCGGCGGCGGCGGCTCCGTGCTGGCGGTGCCCGCGCTGGTCTATCTGCTGGGGCAGTCGCCGCACGAGGCGACCGCGGGCGCGCTGATCGTCGTCACGGTCGGCGCGGTGACCGGAATGGCCTGCCACGCCCGCGCCGGGCGGGTCCGGTGGGCGGCCGGTGCGGCCTTCGGGGCGCTGGGTACGGCCGGCAGCTACCTCGGTTCCCGGTGGAGCGCGGCGCTGGACCCTGCGGTGCTGATGGCCGCCTTCGCCGGTCTGCTGCTCGTGGTGGCGGCGACGCTGCTGTTACGGGTGCTGCGCGAGCGCCGGACGGCGGTCGGCGCCCGCCCCTTACGGATACCCACGGAGAACGCGTCCTCAGGGGGCCCGACGGGGGCTGTGCCCTTACGGGACCCGGCGGAGCAGGTGCCTTCACGGCCGTTACGCGACCCCGAGGAGCCCGCGCCCTTACGCGACCCCGAGGAGCCCGCGCCCTTACGGGACGCCGCGGAGCCCGTGCCCCTACGAGATCTCACGCAGCCCATGCCCTTACCGGACGCCCCTGAGCCCGCACCCTTCCGGGACACCCCGGATCCGGCCCCTTCCCCTGGCCGCACCGGCCCCGCCCGTCACCCGCAGCCCGGCCCCGCGCATCCCCTGCGCCCTACCCGTCCCGCCCACCCCACCCGTCCCGCCCGGTTCGCCGTGACCGCCTCCGCCGTCGGGCTGCTCACCGGCTTCTTCGGGGTCGGCGGCGGCTTCGTCGTCGTCCCGGCCCTCACTCTGGTCCTGGGCCTGGAGATGCCGGCCGCGATCGGCACCTCCCTCCTCGTCATCCTCATCAACTCCCTTACGGCGCTGGGCACCCGGGCCGGCACCGGAGCGCCGGACTGGCCGCTGCTGGCGGGCTTCGCGGCCTGCGCGGCGGTCGGCAGCCACCTCGGCAACCGCCTCACCACCCGCCTGCGCCCGCAGACCCTGACCACGGCCTTCGCCTGCCTCGTCACCGTCCTCGCCGTCTCCATGGCGGCCGCCGCACTCCCCCGCCTCTGGGCCCCCTGA
- a CDS encoding MBL fold metallo-hydrolase, producing the protein MHFAQYYLDCLSQASYLIGDETTGRAVLVDPRRDIDDYLHDAEAAGLRIELVIETHVHADFLSGHLELARATDAAIAFGEAAETGFPIRRLRDGERISLGADDTEGVTLTALATPGHTLESICLVIREHPDDEVPFGVLTGDTLFVGDVGRPDLLSAAGHSPHDMAVRLYRSLHTKLLTLPDATRVFPAHGAGSACGRSLSTETSSTIGDQRRLNYALQPMPEADFVRLVTAGQPATPGYFAHDAALNRDGHPLLDPGPPAALTLDEALAARDRQGAALLDCRPSAAYTRAHLAGSLHTSLDTRFAEYAGSVVAPGTPVVLIADPGTEQEARLRLARIGYDRVLGHLSDPAAVLERTPALTRRSRRVRHDELALEQPQPGDVAAVGAAVPGAPAAGAPGPGAPAPGAPAAEAPAVGLQLIDVRNPAEYEAGALPGARNIPLAGLSQHLTELDPARPVVLYCRSGGRSVIAAALLEARGFGDVCDVVGGYEAVVAAAVG; encoded by the coding sequence GTGCACTTCGCGCAGTACTACCTCGACTGCCTCTCCCAGGCGTCGTATCTGATCGGCGACGAGACCACCGGACGCGCCGTCCTCGTCGACCCACGCCGCGACATCGACGACTATCTGCACGACGCGGAAGCCGCCGGCCTGCGCATCGAACTCGTCATCGAGACGCACGTTCACGCCGACTTCCTCTCCGGCCACCTCGAACTCGCGCGGGCCACCGACGCCGCCATCGCCTTCGGCGAAGCCGCCGAAACCGGCTTCCCCATACGGCGGTTACGGGACGGCGAGCGCATCTCGCTCGGGGCGGACGACACCGAGGGGGTCACCCTCACCGCCCTCGCCACCCCTGGCCACACCCTCGAATCCATCTGTCTGGTCATCCGCGAACACCCCGACGACGAGGTGCCGTTCGGCGTGCTCACCGGTGACACCCTCTTCGTCGGCGATGTCGGCCGCCCCGACCTGCTCTCCGCCGCCGGACACTCCCCGCACGACATGGCCGTCCGTCTGTACCGCTCCCTGCACACCAAACTCCTGACCCTCCCGGACGCGACCCGGGTCTTTCCCGCACACGGCGCCGGTTCCGCCTGCGGCCGCAGCCTCTCCACCGAGACCAGCTCCACCATCGGTGACCAGCGCCGCCTCAACTACGCCCTCCAGCCCATGCCGGAGGCCGACTTCGTCCGCCTGGTCACCGCGGGCCAGCCCGCCACCCCCGGGTACTTCGCGCACGACGCGGCCCTCAACCGCGACGGCCACCCCCTCCTGGACCCCGGCCCGCCGGCCGCGCTCACCCTGGACGAGGCGCTCGCGGCCCGCGACCGGCAGGGCGCCGCCCTCCTCGACTGCCGCCCGTCGGCCGCCTACACCCGCGCGCACCTGGCCGGTTCGCTCCATACAAGCCTGGACACCCGGTTCGCGGAGTACGCCGGCAGCGTGGTCGCCCCGGGCACCCCCGTCGTGCTGATCGCCGACCCCGGTACGGAGCAGGAGGCCCGCCTCCGCCTCGCCCGCATCGGCTACGACCGCGTCCTGGGCCACCTGTCCGACCCGGCCGCCGTACTGGAGCGCACGCCCGCCCTCACCCGCCGCAGCCGCCGCGTCCGCCACGACGAACTCGCCCTGGAACAGCCGCAGCCGGGCGATGTCGCGGCGGTCGGCGCAGCAGTACCCGGTGCACCCGCGGCCGGCGCCCCGGGGCCCGGCGCGCCGGCACCCGGTGCACCAGCGGCCGAAGCGCCCGCGGTCGGCCTTCAGTTGATCGACGTCCGCAACCCGGCCGAGTACGAGGCGGGCGCCCTCCCCGGCGCCCGCAACATCCCGCTGGCCGGCCTCTCCCAGCACCTCACCGAACTGGACCCGGCCCGCCCGGTGGTCCTGTACTGCCGCAGCGGCGGCCGGTCGGTGATCGCGGCGGCACTGCTGGAGGCGCGCGGGTTCGGCGATGTGTGCGACGTGGTGGGGGGATACGAGGCGGTGGTGGCGGCGGCCGTGGGGTGA
- a CDS encoding MerR family transcriptional regulator yields the protein MDGRAIADGGEVPYGDGELLTIGAFARASRLSPKALRLYGELGLLTPARVDPRSGYRLYAPAQLERARLVAWLRRLGMPLARIREVCELAPSAAAAAVTAYWAQVEADTAARRDLAAFLVDQLSRKDTVMTEPRTPLTMRCAALTDRGLVRPANQDAAYAGPRLLAVADGYGPRGGPAATAAIEALKDLENRDLTSADLLGVLEEAAHRAHRAAPSANEASGSTLTALLRSGSQLALLHIGDSRAYVLRDSGLFRITHDHSLVQSLVDEGRLTPEEASSHPQRAMLLRSLEGGTAFAPDLQLVEARPGERYLLCTDGLTGVLPAETIQDVLTTAGGPDQAVRDLVRLAREAGAPDNAGCVVGELAAA from the coding sequence GTGGACGGACGGGCGATCGCAGACGGGGGCGAGGTGCCCTACGGGGACGGCGAGCTGCTGACCATCGGGGCCTTCGCACGGGCCTCCCGGCTCTCACCGAAGGCGCTACGGCTCTACGGCGAGCTCGGCCTGCTGACCCCGGCCCGTGTCGACCCGCGCAGCGGCTACCGCCTCTACGCGCCCGCCCAGCTGGAGCGGGCCCGGCTGGTGGCCTGGCTGCGCCGGCTCGGTATGCCGCTGGCCCGCATCCGCGAGGTGTGCGAGCTGGCGCCGTCCGCGGCAGCCGCGGCGGTCACCGCGTACTGGGCGCAGGTCGAGGCCGACACCGCCGCGCGCCGGGACCTGGCCGCCTTCCTCGTCGACCAGCTGTCCAGGAAGGACACCGTCATGACCGAACCGCGTACCCCTTTGACGATGCGCTGCGCCGCCCTGACCGACCGGGGCCTGGTGCGCCCGGCCAACCAGGACGCCGCCTACGCGGGACCGCGGCTGCTGGCCGTGGCCGACGGCTACGGCCCGCGCGGCGGCCCCGCCGCGACGGCCGCGATCGAGGCGCTCAAGGACCTGGAGAACCGGGACCTGACCTCCGCGGATCTGCTTGGCGTCCTGGAGGAGGCGGCCCATCGCGCACACCGCGCCGCCCCGTCGGCAAACGAGGCCTCCGGCAGCACCCTCACCGCACTGCTCCGCTCCGGCTCGCAGCTGGCGCTGCTGCACATCGGCGACTCCCGCGCCTACGTCCTGCGCGACTCCGGCCTCTTCCGCATCACCCACGACCACAGCCTGGTCCAGTCGCTGGTCGACGAGGGCCGGCTCACCCCCGAGGAGGCGTCGTCGCACCCACAGCGCGCGATGCTGCTGCGGTCGCTGGAGGGCGGCACCGCGTTCGCCCCCGACCTGCAACTGGTGGAGGCGCGTCCCGGCGAGCGCTATCTGCTGTGCACGGACGGCCTGACCGGCGTGCTGCCGGCCGAGACGATCCAGGACGTACTGACCACGGCCGGCGGCCCCGACCAGGCCGTACGGGACCTGGTCCGGCTGGCCCGCGAGGCGGGGGCGCCGGACAACGCGGGGTGTGTGGTGGGGGAGTTGGCGGCGGCGTAG
- a CDS encoding methyltransferase, which produces MATSPNRPTGEPRDLTAHLMDQAMGHVFSAALRTAAHHRIADQLAEGPRTAEQLAAATGTHTPHLRRVLRYLATRGIFREDTAGAYHLTPTAAPLRTDVPDSLHPAVMMMTDELLLRTSAALPESVRHDGASFERLFGAPLFEHLLSDPAARRLFDDGMSSLSAPVDEAVAAVYPFPATGTVVDIGGGRGGLLRAALRRHPQLTGVLFDQAPPLAHHLLDGDELKGRWRTQEGDFFASVPEGGDVYVLKHVLHDWADEACLRILRTCHRAMAAGRRLLVIDAVLPPGNAPHFGKTLDVAMMTVLDGQERTSEEFATLLSAGGFRLTRVLPTPAFPSIVEAVAE; this is translated from the coding sequence TTGGCCACTTCCCCCAACCGACCGACCGGCGAGCCCCGAGACCTCACGGCGCACCTGATGGACCAGGCCATGGGCCATGTCTTCTCCGCCGCCCTGCGCACCGCGGCGCACCACCGCATCGCCGACCAGCTCGCCGAGGGCCCGCGCACCGCCGAGCAGCTCGCCGCCGCCACCGGCACCCACACCCCGCATCTGCGCCGCGTACTGCGCTACCTCGCCACCCGCGGCATCTTCCGGGAGGACACCGCGGGCGCCTACCACCTGACGCCGACCGCGGCTCCCCTGCGTACCGACGTCCCCGACTCGCTGCACCCCGCCGTCATGATGATGACCGACGAGCTGCTCCTGCGGACCTCGGCCGCCCTCCCCGAGTCCGTACGGCACGACGGCGCGTCCTTCGAGCGGCTCTTCGGGGCGCCCCTCTTCGAGCATCTGCTGTCGGATCCGGCCGCCCGCCGGCTCTTCGACGACGGGATGTCCTCGCTGTCCGCCCCGGTCGACGAGGCGGTGGCGGCCGTGTATCCGTTCCCCGCGACCGGCACGGTCGTGGACATCGGCGGGGGCCGCGGCGGACTGCTGCGCGCCGCGCTGCGCCGCCACCCGCAACTGACCGGTGTGCTCTTCGACCAGGCCCCGCCGCTGGCCCATCACCTCTTGGACGGCGACGAGTTGAAGGGCCGCTGGCGCACCCAGGAGGGCGACTTCTTCGCGTCCGTACCGGAGGGCGGTGACGTCTATGTGCTCAAGCACGTCCTGCACGACTGGGCGGACGAGGCCTGCCTGCGCATCCTGCGGACCTGCCACCGGGCCATGGCGGCCGGCCGCCGGCTGCTGGTCATCGACGCCGTACTGCCGCCGGGCAACGCCCCGCACTTCGGCAAGACCCTGGACGTCGCGATGATGACGGTGCTCGACGGGCAGGAGCGGACCTCGGAGGAGTTCGCGACGCTGCTGTCGGCCGGCGGTTTCCGGCTGACGCGGGTGCTGCCCACACCGGCCTTCCCCTCGATCGTGGAGGCGGTCGCCGAGTAG
- a CDS encoding amidohydrolase: MSDSDTTGTTGPTDDAEHRDDSAPAMVLAPLDERLADLVALYEDLHRHPELGFQETRTAAEAARRLTGCGYDVTTGIAETGVVGVLRNGPGPVVLLRADMDALPVTENSGLDYASTVPGRMHACGHDVHVTCLLGAADLLAAGRAHWSGTLVVLFQPAEEVGSGARAMFDAGLYSKDLVPTPDVVLAQHVAPFGAGLIAYCPGPCMAAADSLEITFHGIGGHGSRPETTVDPILMAASFVQRVQSVVAREVAPKDRAVVSVGSFQAGGTANVIPDRAVVRLSVRTFDETVRTAVLAAIDRIARAEAAASGADRAPGTEVLDSFPVTVNDSTTLRQVNEQFTQLFGEQRLFAYEPATGSEDAGLLATAAGAPLYYWWLGGWDPEEFRTALAAGRLAQDIPSNHSPHFVPVVRPTLTMGVEALTAAALNQLAPAGTEDGTEATDAAGGREATGQAGQAGRR; this comes from the coding sequence ATGAGCGACAGCGACACGACAGGCACGACCGGCCCGACCGATGACGCCGAGCACCGCGACGACTCCGCCCCCGCCATGGTCCTGGCCCCGCTCGACGAGCGCCTCGCGGACCTCGTGGCCCTCTACGAAGACCTGCACCGCCATCCCGAACTCGGCTTCCAGGAGACCCGTACGGCCGCCGAGGCCGCCCGCCGGCTGACCGGCTGCGGCTATGACGTGACCACCGGCATCGCCGAAACCGGCGTGGTCGGCGTGCTGCGCAACGGCCCGGGACCCGTGGTCCTGCTGCGCGCCGACATGGACGCACTGCCCGTCACCGAGAACTCCGGCCTGGACTACGCCTCCACGGTCCCCGGCCGGATGCATGCCTGCGGGCACGACGTCCATGTGACCTGCCTGCTGGGCGCCGCCGATCTGCTCGCGGCGGGCCGCGCCCACTGGTCCGGCACGCTGGTCGTGCTCTTCCAGCCCGCAGAGGAGGTCGGCAGCGGCGCCCGCGCCATGTTCGACGCCGGCCTCTACAGCAAGGACCTCGTCCCGACACCCGATGTGGTGCTGGCCCAGCATGTCGCCCCCTTCGGCGCCGGGCTGATCGCGTACTGCCCCGGTCCGTGCATGGCCGCCGCGGACAGCCTGGAGATCACCTTCCACGGCATCGGCGGTCATGGCTCCCGGCCCGAGACCACCGTCGACCCGATCCTGATGGCGGCGTCCTTCGTGCAGCGGGTGCAGTCCGTGGTGGCCCGTGAGGTCGCGCCGAAGGACCGTGCGGTGGTCAGCGTCGGTTCCTTCCAGGCCGGGGGCACCGCCAATGTCATCCCCGACCGCGCCGTCGTACGCCTCAGCGTCCGCACCTTCGACGAGACGGTGCGCACGGCCGTACTCGCCGCCATCGACCGCATCGCGCGCGCCGAGGCCGCGGCCTCCGGTGCGGACCGCGCCCCCGGGACCGAGGTCCTGGACTCCTTCCCCGTCACCGTCAACGACTCCACGACCCTGCGGCAGGTCAATGAGCAGTTCACCCAACTCTTCGGTGAGCAGCGGCTGTTCGCCTACGAGCCGGCGACCGGCAGTGAGGACGCCGGACTCCTGGCGACCGCCGCCGGGGCACCGCTCTACTACTGGTGGCTGGGCGGCTGGGACCCGGAGGAGTTCCGTACGGCGCTGGCGGCCGGGCGGCTGGCGCAGGACATCCCGTCCAACCATTCGCCGCACTTCGTGCCGGTGGTCCGGCCGACCCTCACCATGGGCGTCGAGGCGCTGACCGCCGCGGCGCTCAACCAGCTCGCTCCGGCGGGCACGGAGGACGGGACGGAGGCGACGGACGCGGCCGGCGGGAGGGAGGCGACGGGACAGGCCGGTCAGGCCGGGCGGCGGTGA